A single Paraburkholderia sp. D15 DNA region contains:
- a CDS encoding 1-pyrroline-5-carboxylate dehydrogenase gives MRADIEKYLGTVLESTAKTISHKLGLPQLDVSRELNGMVKDGTLEREMRKGEYAYWLTRADAGSNVSVETEHQIAPVEMAADSPARSLVANEFRAADLSVRDLCELLGVDFDKSVTPVADAIEAARLKIQCASDAMTALDAERSEVESQKKVIATLRANNAALEQKIDELTIVDAEFVPAQVFVTIGRHAEPKRHRTLEKAQRRAHLLVRSERESEVLVLEPVGRVVRGAEWRSQ, from the coding sequence GTGAGAGCAGACATCGAGAAGTACCTCGGGACCGTTCTGGAATCTACTGCCAAAACCATTTCGCACAAGCTTGGGCTGCCGCAGCTCGACGTGTCGCGAGAGTTGAACGGGATGGTGAAGGACGGCACCCTCGAGCGCGAAATGAGGAAAGGCGAATACGCCTACTGGCTGACACGCGCTGACGCTGGGTCCAACGTCTCCGTTGAAACGGAGCACCAGATCGCTCCCGTCGAAATGGCGGCGGACAGCCCGGCGCGGTCGCTCGTCGCGAACGAGTTTCGCGCGGCCGATCTTTCCGTTCGGGATCTATGCGAACTCCTCGGCGTCGATTTCGATAAGAGCGTAACGCCTGTCGCAGACGCGATCGAGGCCGCGCGCCTGAAGATCCAGTGCGCTTCTGATGCGATGACAGCGCTAGACGCAGAGCGTTCTGAGGTTGAGTCGCAGAAGAAAGTGATCGCAACGCTACGCGCCAACAATGCAGCCCTCGAGCAGAAGATCGATGAACTCACCATCGTCGATGCCGAATTCGTGCCGGCCCAGGTGTTCGTCACCATCGGACGGCACGCAGAGCCGAAGCGACACAGAACGCTGGAGAAAGCACAGCGTCGAGCACATTTGCTTGTACGCAGCGAAAGGGAATCGGAGGTGCTGGTGCTCGAACCTGTAGGACGGGTCGTGCGCGGTGCCGAGTGGCGTTCGCAGTAA
- a CDS encoding Rmf/CrpP family protein, protein MNAPQDFRAMTAATVGKDLLQALVLELKLLPDVWVKLSEKKQNDVIDRLRDRVESQIKMAVHVLASSGRTVVAGDLDQVTIKDGVKAVIKFSAAAPSLHELYDAQGKAVLVVVAGAADHTAGMDEVRGESDQRAMDLGKEYTSEDGDGMNGPTGDGVVDGNGLQIDHQPLQEELDTAEEAGYTAASEGKPQSDCPVMAGALSIAWVKGWKQWHEEQQGGTAE, encoded by the coding sequence ATGAACGCACCCCAAGACTTCCGCGCAATGACCGCCGCCACCGTCGGCAAAGACCTCCTGCAAGCACTCGTGCTCGAACTCAAGCTTCTGCCCGACGTGTGGGTAAAGCTGTCGGAGAAAAAGCAGAACGATGTAATCGACCGCCTGCGCGATCGCGTGGAGTCGCAAATCAAGATGGCCGTCCACGTGCTGGCCAGTTCGGGGCGCACGGTCGTCGCCGGCGATCTGGATCAGGTGACGATCAAGGACGGCGTCAAGGCGGTCATCAAGTTCAGCGCAGCCGCGCCGTCTCTCCATGAGTTGTACGACGCGCAGGGAAAAGCGGTGCTGGTCGTTGTCGCTGGCGCCGCCGATCACACCGCCGGTATGGACGAAGTCCGCGGTGAGTCCGACCAACGCGCGATGGACCTCGGCAAGGAATACACGTCCGAGGACGGCGACGGGATGAATGGCCCGACCGGTGACGGCGTGGTCGACGGCAACGGCCTTCAGATCGACCACCAGCCTCTTCAGGAAGAACTCGACACAGCCGAGGAAGCCGGATACACCGCTGCCAGTGAAGGCAAACCCCAGAGCGACTGCCCGGTCATGGCCGGAGCGCTGAGCATCGCGTGGGTGAAGGGCTGGAAACAGTGGCACGAAGAGCAGCAGGGCGGTACTGCGGAATGA
- a CDS encoding DUF1566 domain-containing protein, whose protein sequence is MQQLQIPPLAEGEIYIGAVGDKNGDIYHVVLLPGDNDDAPWADQLEWAKSIGGDLPNRIEQAMLFAGFRDEFQKDAYWSNAPDTDTGYAGWAWYQYFLTGSQSLNHKGNALRARAVRRLPI, encoded by the coding sequence ATGCAACAACTTCAGATTCCCCCGCTCGCTGAAGGCGAGATCTACATCGGCGCCGTGGGTGACAAGAACGGCGACATCTATCACGTCGTGCTGCTGCCGGGTGACAACGACGATGCGCCGTGGGCCGATCAACTCGAGTGGGCCAAGAGCATCGGTGGCGATCTGCCGAACCGCATCGAACAGGCCATGCTCTTCGCAGGATTCCGCGACGAGTTCCAGAAAGACGCGTACTGGTCGAACGCGCCCGACACGGATACGGGATACGCCGGTTGGGCCTGGTATCAGTACTTCCTCACCGGTAGCCAGAGCCTCAACCACAAGGGCAACGCGCTCCGCGCGCGTGCCGTCCGCA